The following are encoded together in the Limanda limanda chromosome 12, fLimLim1.1, whole genome shotgun sequence genome:
- the trmt61b gene encoding tRNA (adenine(58)-N(1))-methyltransferase, mitochondrial isoform X2 encodes MTLQMPSAGLLLVHRLVRVCTGSQRHVRHRDSLVKLTKSRSGIRTCLTGSVKHNEKESEDSDPSGPSTRLTPGQALPGRRRHLSPLERISSLLPQDDLSPEVMQLREQNQEGAEDNSNTLASLTHCPQEQSGHPETAPREDGSDDHHASGAAAEPNPSERCSLASLPGEKMLVSGELLVAEYYKKGFVEFRKMFNLQTGSRLHSSWGFIPHDDMVGQPAGRFLKSTLGVPFLIRRASLEDYVLYMRRGPAIAYPKDANAMQLMMDVTEGDSVLESGSGSGAMSLFLSRAVGSKGSVLSVEVREDHHKRAVTNYKRWRTSWSLRRGEEWPDNVQFHIADLCTASSLLAGQAFHAVALDLVNPHLVLPTVIPHLYPGAVCAIYLANITQVIDLLEGLRCMQLPLLCEHIIEVPVRHWLVAPAMQKNGQFCTRKPPPLDEEHSEEEEAVTNETDKELTPDGRPAFGIVPYIARPHPVQLSHTAFLVKLRKCGQ; translated from the exons ATGACTCTACAAATGCCCAGTGCTGGATTACTGTTGGTGCACAGACTGGTGAGGGTTTGCACAGGCAGTCAGAGACATGTCAGACACAGGGACTCACTCGTTAAACTCACTAAAAGTAGAAGTGGGATAAGAACTTGTTTAACTGGTTCTGTGAAACATAACGAGAAGGAGAGCGAGGACTCAGACCCTTCAGGCCCGAGCACCAGGCTGACACCCGGACAAGCGCTGCCGGGCAGGAGGAGACACCTGTCCCCTCTTGAGAGGATCAGCAGTCTGCTGCCTCAGGATGATCTGAGCCCGGAGGTGATGCAGCTGAGAGAGCAGAACCAGGAGGGAGCTGAGGACAACTCCAATACACTGgcgtcactcacacactgcccACAAGAGCAGAGTGGACATCCTGAGACAGCACCTAGAGAGGATGGATCAGATGACCATCATGCATCTGGTGCCGCTGCAGAACCAAACCCTTCAGAGAGGTGCTCACTTGCCTCTCTCCCAGGGGAAAAGATGCTTGTGTCCGGGGAGCTGCTTGTCGCTGAGTATTACAAGAAAGGGTTCGTGGAGTTCAGGAAGATGTTCAATCTTCAGACTGGGAGTCGCCTGCACAGCAGCTGGGGGTTTATCCCGCACGATGACATGGTCGGGCAGCCTGCGGGTCGGTTCCTGAAGTCTACCCTGGGCGTTCCCTTCCTCATTCGGCGTGCCAGTCTGGAGGATTATGTGCTGTACATGAGGAGGGGGCCTGCCATCGCCTACCCAAAG GATGCAAACGCCATGCAGCTGATGATGGACGTCACAGAGGGAGACAGTGTGCTGGAGTCAGGCTCTGGATCAGGGGCcatgtctctgtttctgtccagAGCAG TGGGGTCTAAGGGCAGCGTGCTGAGTGTGGAGGTCAGGGAGGACCACCACAAGAGAGCTGTAACAAACTACAAACGCTGGAGGACATCATGGAGCCTGCGTCGGGGGGAGGAGTGGCCCGACAACGTCCAGTTTCACATCGCTGACCTCTGCACGGCCTCCTCGCTGCTCGCTGGGCAGGCATTCCATGCG GTTGCTCTGGACCTGGTGAACCCTCACCTGGTTTTACCCACTGTGATTCCACATCTGTACCCTGGAGCTGTGTGTGCCATCTACCTCGCCAA TATAACACAGGTTATTGACCTGCTGGAAGGCCTCCGCTGTATGCAGCTCCCATTGCTGTGTGAACACATCATCGAGGTTCCAGTGCGACACTGGCTGGTGGCCCCGGCTATGCAGAAAAATGGCCAGTTCTGCACCAGGAAACCTCCACCCCTGGATGAagagcacagtgaggaggaggaggcggtgaCAAATGAAACTGACAAAG AGTTGACCCCAGATGGACGTCCAGCCTTCGGGATTGTTCCATATATCGCCAGACCTCACCCTGTACAATTAAGCCACACAG CATTCCTGGTGAAACTGAGGAAGTGTGGTCAGTAG
- the trmt61b gene encoding tRNA (adenine(58)-N(1))-methyltransferase, mitochondrial isoform X1, with product MTLQMPSAGLLLVHRLVRVCTGSQRHVRHRDSLVKLTKSRSGIRTCLTGSVKHNEKESEDSDPSGPSTRLTPGQALPGRRRHLSPLERISSLLPQDDLSPEVMQLREQNQEGAEDNSNTLASLTHCPQEQSGHPETAPREDGSDDHHASGAAAEPNPSERCSLASLPGEKMLVSGELLVAEYYKKGFVEFRKMFNLQTGSRLHSSWGFIPHDDMVGQPAGRFLKSTLGVPFLIRRASLEDYVLYMRRGPAIAYPKDANAMQLMMDVTEGDSVLESGSGSGAMSLFLSRAVGSKGSVLSVEVREDHHKRAVTNYKRWRTSWSLRRGEEWPDNVQFHIADLCTASSLLAGQAFHAVALDLVNPHLVLPTVIPHLYPGAVCAIYLANITQVIDLLEGLRCMQLPLLCEHIIEVPVRHWLVAPAMQKNGQFCTRKPPPLDEEHSEEEEAVTNETDKEELTPDGRPAFGIVPYIARPHPVQLSHTAFLVKLRKCGQ from the exons ATGACTCTACAAATGCCCAGTGCTGGATTACTGTTGGTGCACAGACTGGTGAGGGTTTGCACAGGCAGTCAGAGACATGTCAGACACAGGGACTCACTCGTTAAACTCACTAAAAGTAGAAGTGGGATAAGAACTTGTTTAACTGGTTCTGTGAAACATAACGAGAAGGAGAGCGAGGACTCAGACCCTTCAGGCCCGAGCACCAGGCTGACACCCGGACAAGCGCTGCCGGGCAGGAGGAGACACCTGTCCCCTCTTGAGAGGATCAGCAGTCTGCTGCCTCAGGATGATCTGAGCCCGGAGGTGATGCAGCTGAGAGAGCAGAACCAGGAGGGAGCTGAGGACAACTCCAATACACTGgcgtcactcacacactgcccACAAGAGCAGAGTGGACATCCTGAGACAGCACCTAGAGAGGATGGATCAGATGACCATCATGCATCTGGTGCCGCTGCAGAACCAAACCCTTCAGAGAGGTGCTCACTTGCCTCTCTCCCAGGGGAAAAGATGCTTGTGTCCGGGGAGCTGCTTGTCGCTGAGTATTACAAGAAAGGGTTCGTGGAGTTCAGGAAGATGTTCAATCTTCAGACTGGGAGTCGCCTGCACAGCAGCTGGGGGTTTATCCCGCACGATGACATGGTCGGGCAGCCTGCGGGTCGGTTCCTGAAGTCTACCCTGGGCGTTCCCTTCCTCATTCGGCGTGCCAGTCTGGAGGATTATGTGCTGTACATGAGGAGGGGGCCTGCCATCGCCTACCCAAAG GATGCAAACGCCATGCAGCTGATGATGGACGTCACAGAGGGAGACAGTGTGCTGGAGTCAGGCTCTGGATCAGGGGCcatgtctctgtttctgtccagAGCAG TGGGGTCTAAGGGCAGCGTGCTGAGTGTGGAGGTCAGGGAGGACCACCACAAGAGAGCTGTAACAAACTACAAACGCTGGAGGACATCATGGAGCCTGCGTCGGGGGGAGGAGTGGCCCGACAACGTCCAGTTTCACATCGCTGACCTCTGCACGGCCTCCTCGCTGCTCGCTGGGCAGGCATTCCATGCG GTTGCTCTGGACCTGGTGAACCCTCACCTGGTTTTACCCACTGTGATTCCACATCTGTACCCTGGAGCTGTGTGTGCCATCTACCTCGCCAA TATAACACAGGTTATTGACCTGCTGGAAGGCCTCCGCTGTATGCAGCTCCCATTGCTGTGTGAACACATCATCGAGGTTCCAGTGCGACACTGGCTGGTGGCCCCGGCTATGCAGAAAAATGGCCAGTTCTGCACCAGGAAACCTCCACCCCTGGATGAagagcacagtgaggaggaggaggcggtgaCAAATGAAACTGACAAAG AAGAGTTGACCCCAGATGGACGTCCAGCCTTCGGGATTGTTCCATATATCGCCAGACCTCACCCTGTACAATTAAGCCACACAG CATTCCTGGTGAAACTGAGGAAGTGTGGTCAGTAG
- the wdr43 gene encoding WD repeat-containing protein 43 has product MAADAGMSPLQLPCAFSPKSRQYLALCAQDGRLRIWSTDSKTLHREYVPSAHLSATCTCIAWGPCRTAKEGPTRKKRKSEAVQVAEKADLLAMGTAAGTVLIYSATKGALHCTLDGGHSGGVNCVHWHPEDSLLYSGSDDSNIIEWDLQTGKMRSKWKADRAAVTSLCVSHDGKLLLSAGQTIKMWDLDTKELYRTFTGHSTAVTTLRFATTRPPDSNGLYFLSGAAHDRLLSVWQVREDGKDKNSVVSFTMTDEPQHIDLVTSNSKEEAVRLAVVCKDGQLHLFEHFLNGPCKKPLSPLCTVQMSDTKDSPVPIPLLAAALGADSRSVLLAYGNHLQPAMERAEINTSERHVCLTRDVQTTLALSMESVVSKVKTPIVNAKSKVLVPGLPGHQAPVKGTTQGSEKRKKDSDTKEMSIAERLGEIDLSTVSSEKGAPKGTASLLTDNFAVLLVQGLESNDTNILNKVFQTRKDMVIKKTVARLPLPAVLPLVEEITKRLQGHPFMAALMVRWLKAVIMHHTSYLASLPDLVTQLGVLYHMIESRVKLFHKLTKLHGKLYLVMTQVATNDSSKTVTDVDRTAKLVYEEESSDEDEASGDEGLPDDDSDNWEEEEAKEEKMEEEDEEEQAADEEDENPDSRTESKANGEEDMENESEEE; this is encoded by the exons ATGGCGGCCGACGCTGGCATGTCTCCGCTGCAGCTACCTTGTGCGTTCTCGCCCAAATCGCGACAATACTTAGCGCTGTGTGCCCAAGATGGCAGACTGCGCATCTGGAGCACGGACAGTAAAACGCTCCACAGAGAGTACGTGCCTTCAGCCCACCTGAGTGCCACTTGTACCTGCATAGCCTGGGGACCATGCCGGACAGCCAAG GAGGGGCCaacgaggaagaagaggaaatcaGAAGCTGTGCAGGTGGCGGAGAAGGCCGACCTGTTGGCGATGGGCACAGCCGCTGGTACAGTGCTTATCTACAGTGCAACCAAGGGAGCACTGCACTGTACCCTG GATGGAGGCCATAGTGGAGGAGTGAATTGTGTCCATTGGCACCCTGAAGACAGTTTATTATACAGCGGCTCAGATGATTCAAACATTATCGAGTGGGATCTGCAGACGGGCAAGATGCGAAG CAAGTGGAAGGCAGACCGTGCAGCAGTGaccagtctgtgtgtgagtcacgATGGGAAGCTGCTGCTTTCAGCTGGACAGACTATCAAGATGTGGGACTTGGACACCAAGGAGCTTTACAGG ACATTCACAGGCCACTCCACAGCTGTGACGACCCTGCGCTTTGCCACCACACGACCCCCCGACAGCAACGGCCTCTATTTTCTGTCTGGTGCTGCCCACGATCGGCTGCTCAGTGTATG GCAAGTACGAGAAGACGGAAAAGACAAGAACTCAGTGGTGTCCTTCACGATGACGGATGAGCCACAGCACATTGATCTTGTCACATCTAACAGCAAGGAAGAG GCGGTGAGGCTGGCGGTGGTGTGCAAGGATGGACAGTTGCATCTCTTTGAGCACTTTTTAAATGG ACCCTGCAAGAAGCCCTTGTCACCCTTATGTACGGTGCAGATGTCAGACACAAAGGACTCACCGGTGCCCATCCCCCTGCTGGCAGCAGCCCTCGGAGCTGATAGCCGGTCTGTGCTGCTGGCCTATGGCAACCACCTACAGCCTGCGATGGAGAGAGCA GAGATTAACACATCTGAGAGACATGTGTGTTTGACCCGGGATGTTCAGACCACCCTGGCCCTTTCTATGGAATCCGTTGTTTCCAAG GTTAAAACCCCAATTGTCAATGCCAAGAGCAAAGTGTTGGTCCCAGGGCTTCCTGGCCACCAAGCCCCAGTAAAGGGAACCACACAGGgatcagagaagaggaaaaaagactCAGACACCAAAGAG atGTCAATAGCAGAGCGACTTGGTGAAATCGATCTGTCTACAGTCTCCTCTGAGAAGGGAGCTCCTAAAGGGACGGCCTCTTTACTGACGGACAACTTTGCAGTGCTGCTGGTGCAGGGCCTGGAGAGCAACGACACCAACATCCTAAAT AAAGTATTCCAAACTCGCAAAGACATGGTAATAAAGAAAACAGTTGCTCGGTTACCCCTCCCAGCTGTTTTACCATTGGTGGAAGAG ATCACAAAGAGGCTTCAGGGGCATCCTTTTAT GGCAGCTCTAATGGTACGGTGGCTCAAGGCTGTAATCATGCACCACACATCATACTTGGCATCG CTGCCAGACCTGGTTACCCAGCTGGGAGTGCTCTATCACATGATCGAGAGCAGAGTGAAGCTGTTCCACAAGCTAACGAAGCTGCACGGGAAACTGTATCTCGTCATGACGCAG GTGGCGACAAATGACAGCAGTAAGACAGTTACAGATGTTGACCGCACAGCTAAGCTGGTGTATGAAGAGG AATCATCAGATGAAGATGAGGCCTCTGGTGATGAGGGTCTTCCCGATGACGACTCTGAT aactgggaggaggaggaggcaaaggaggagaagatggaagaagaagacgaggaagaaCAAGCagcagatgaggaagatgagaatCCGGACAGCAGAACAGAATCCAAAGCTAACGGAGAGGAAGACATGGAGAACGAGAGCGAAGAAGAATGA
- the spdya gene encoding speedy protein A, with product MKHPHRWCQTPPSVIVRVKPNSTHTLQIRRGLRLKRATTPAGKSTPSRLQIGTPKARNPLVPTIVIQHQEMASYFKLFDDDFIQDFLWTDCCRKLTDKYLLAMTFVYFKRACFTIDEYTRKNFFTALYLANTMEEDEEESKYEIFPWALGKTWRRQFPSFLQQRDKLWVRIEYRAAVSRRCCEEVMAIVPAHFVWQRERSELHSGAQRQYTGRVNISIPRGPFASPVTCVLCHHSTRLDQGLGSSHPSRGSPALSPNATYPDPFMAMLTLETTPPRAAASGRKAAETKRHVQPSSCCCAEGVPGDESSCGSTLDTSMNWISEE from the exons ATGAAGCACCCACACAGGTGGTGCCAGACCCCTCCCTCAGTCATCGTCCGGGTCAAACCCAACAGCACTCACACTCTCCAAATCAGGAGAGGTCTTCGGTTGAAAAGAGCCACCACCCCCGCCGGGAAGAGCACGCCGAGCCGGCTGCAGATTGGGACGCCGAAGGCCAGAAACCCCTTGGTTCCAACTATtgtcatccagcatcaggaaaTGGCTTCATACTTCAAACTTTTTG ATGATGACTTCATTCAAGACTTCCTGTGGACGGACTGCTGCCGCAAACTGACAGACAAG TACCTGCTAGCCATGACCTTTGTGTACTTCAAAAGGGCCTGCTTCACTATTGACGAGTACACCAGGAAGAATTTTTTCACCGCACT GTATCTTGCCaacaccatggaggaggacgaggaagagagCAAGTACGAGATTTTTCCATGGGCGCTGGGCAAgacctggaggaggcagtttCCCAGCTTCCTCCAGCAGCGAGACAAGCTGTGGGTTCGCATCGAGTACCGAGCGGCTGTCAGCAGGCGCTGCTGCGAAGAG GTGATGGCCATTGTGCCCGCTCACTTTGTGTGGCAGCGGGAGCGATCGGAGCTCCACAGCGGAGCCCAGCGACAGTACACTGGCAGAGTCAACATCAGTATCCCCCGGGGACCCTTCGCCTCGCCAGTCACCTGTGTCCTCTGTCACCACAGCACCAGGTTAGACCAGGGCCTAGGCTCCTCCCATCCCAGCAGAGGGTCTCCTGCACTGAGCCCCAACGCCACCTATCCAGACCCGTTCATGGCCATGCTGACTTTGGAGACCACCCCGCCCAGGGCTGCAGCCTCTGGCAGGAAGGCAGCAGAGACTAAAAGACACGTCCAGCCTTcgtcctgctgctgtgctgaGGGGGTTCCTG GGGATGAGTCTTCCTGTGGCTCTACTCTCGACACCTCTATGAACTGGATCAGTGAGGAGTAG